The genomic DNA TTAATTGATAAAGCTAAAACTAATTATATTTAACTCTTTTTATTTTTTTTGTCCAGGTATTTCTCCTGGTGATCTAAATTGTTGACCATTATTTATTTTAGAACCTTTCACTTGATTTGTGTGATAGAATGACCATGTTCCCCCAGAACAACTACAAGAGCATAGATTTGCACACAGAGCACCACAATTACATCCTCCTTTAGGATCTATTTCTCCATTTGCAGAATCATATAAATTTCTTTTTCCAAAATTAGACATATCATTTTTCCCCTCTCATTTGTTATATTATTATATTTTAATTAATTAAAATTAATAGAATTCTCAAGTTTTTTAACAATATCATAAATATTGTTAAAAGAATTAAATCTTCCTGATAAAATTACATCCTCTGGAATAGATATAGAAAAATAGTCTTCTATATCATACAATGTTAATACTAGTTCACGAGCAGGCATCATTATCTTAGATTCAAATAAATTTTCATTTTTTAAATAACAATTTTCATCAAAATTTATTTTTGATCTTTTCTCAAATATATTTACTAAAACTGTATAGATATCTAGTTTATTCATAACTTCTGTGTTTACCATATCAGTATTTCACCATCCTTTATGTAAAATATTTTATATAGATGCTACAGTACCATATTTTATAAATTCTTTGATCATTAATTCTATTAATCTGTCTATTTCAGATTTGTTAGATAAACAAAATACATTTTTATTCTGTAATGTGGCTATTTTTTTCTCGACTAATGATTTTCCTAATGTTAAATAAAATGGTTTTCCCATAGTCTCTGTTGGGTGAGATAATATTGATTTCGCAGCAATATTGTAATAATCTACCTCTATATTAAACTTACTTTTTGTAATTTTACCAAAATAAGAAATTTCTTCATCACTATATTTACCATATGGAATAGATAGTATTGTACAGTCTGGAGTTACTGCTTGAAGTACTTTGTACATTGTAATTCCAAAATCACCAAATGCTTTCGAAGAAAATGGAAGTATACCACCTGGAATTCCGATAATTATAAGGTCAGGTTTTTTTTCTAATTCTAATTTTTTTAGAGTATTATTAAGCATTAGTACCTTGTCTTGTTCTTCTATATTATTTGAGTACATAAACTCAGGGAATGAGTAGAAATCAAATAATTCGCAAACTTGACGTGTTCCAATTTGAAGAACCTTATATCCATCAATTAGTAACTTATTTCTTAATGCTAATTGAATATCAAATTTTTCTAAGCCTTCAAATATGCTACATACAAAAATAACAGGTGTATCAATATTGTATATTCTTCCTTGAAAATCTTTTACCATATTTTTTGAACTATTAATTTCAAACTGTTGTTCTTTAGGTATAATCATTTTTAAATTATCAATATTACTATTTGAATTACTAAAAAAGATTATTTTTTTACCATGATTTACAGCTTTTTTTATATTTTCTAAAATAATATTTTCGCTTTCATCACTATAAAAATTATTAAGTAAGATATATGTACATTTTTCTAATTCCTTATCAAAATTTTCAGAAACTTCTAAAGACTTACCATTAAATTTATATTTATCTCCTAAGATTCCATTCCCCTTTAAACTTACAATTGATGTTATATCTATATCTTTTAGTAAATTCTCTTGTTTAACAAATGGAGCCATTTCCTCTGTGAATGGATAAATTAATACTTTTTTCATTTTAATCCTCCAATAGATTCTAATTAGTTTCATAATGTAATAATTTAAGATGCTATCTTAAATTAAATGGTATTTTCTATAAGTTCTTTTGTTTCAAAATCAAATCCCAATTCCTTTAATACGCAATAATCTTGGAAATCACTTTCTATACTACTTCTAATATATTCACACTCCTTTGCTATATCTTCTTGTGTTGAATCAACACTTAAAGAAACAGCACAAATTCTGCAGTTTTCATAAGCCCAACAACTATGACATTTATCACCATTTATTCTTTCAATATTCAATAATTTTTCTACTTTTTTAAGGTCATATCCTTGATCTAAATTTCCTATATTCATACTATCTGATGCTTCTGATGCTTTTTCACATGGATAAAAATAACCATCAACATTTATGAATAATCTCATAACTCCTGGTACACATGGACCCCCATGATGCCATTTTTCTGGCATTACTAAACGTTGTTTGCCCTGTTTACCATTTCGCGTATCTCCAATAGTAGAGATTTGAGTTTGTAATAATTTAGAACTATCCTCTTTTTTTATTCTACCAAGTAAAGTTAAATATCCTATGAATAAAGCATACTGACTTTCTTCATAAAAACTTTGTGATTTCTCAGTTTTAACTTTAGCATTTACTTCACTAACAATTGAAGATAAAAATAATGAATTTTGAAATAATTCTTCTTTAGTAAAGAATTTATTAACGCAAGAGAAGTTATCAGTTGCTAATACAGAATTAAAATGTACATTATTTTTAAAATAATTTGGATACTTAGTAGATATCATATCTAGTTTTTTCATTATAGTACTAAAAGATCCTACATTATTATTTGCAAACTTTCTATTTTTATCATGTATTTCAGCAGGACCATCTAGACTAATCATAATACTAACATTATTTTCTTCAAATAACTCTATAATTTCTTCTGTTATAAGAGTTGCATTAGTTGTTAAATTGTATTTCAAATTTTTACCTTCTATATTCGCTTTTGAATATTCAATACACCATTTAATTAAATCAAATTCTAGTAATGGCTCTCCGCCATAAAAACCTATACTCACATATTGACAATCTCTTGAATGGCTTATTAAATAATCAATTCCTCTTTTAGCAGTCTCTTTAGACATTCTTTTGTTTGTATGTATTCTATTTATATATCCTCCAGAATAAGTACAATAATCACAATGTAAGTTACAATTTTGAGTTACTTGTAATATTATTCCTTCTACCCTATTTTCACAATGATACTTTAATACTTCAGTTTCTGGATGTTCTGTTATTTTCACTTTATTTGATTTTAAGTATCCTTGCTTTCTTAAAAATTCTACATATTCTAATGTATTACTACTTGACTCTCCAAGTTGTTCTTTCTTTAGATAATCATAGACATTTTCATCTATATTTAATATAGAATCAGTATTCACATCATAAAAATAGAACCCAGTTGATGTTTGAAATAAATGAATAAAAGGTTTTTGTTCCATAATTCTTAACTCCTTTTCAAAGTAATTATTAATTTGTTTCTAGTTTACTTATAATTTGACTTGAATATAACTGATGATAAATTCCTTCTTTTTCGATTAATTCCTCATGATTTCCACATTCTGCAATTTGTCCATTATTTAAAACTATTATATTTTCACATAACAAATTTAAATGATGTGTTTTATGAGATACGAATATACCAAATTTATTTTCAAACATTTTTTTATAAGTTAAAAGCATATCATTTTCAGCTATTCCATCTAAAGCGGCATCTGGTTCATCTAAAATGTAAAAATCAGCATCTTTCATCATAGCTCTTGATATTGCTATTTTCTGCCATTGGCCTTCTGAAAGTTGATTTTCTCCAAACCAATATCCTAAAATGGTATTTAATTTATTACTCCCCAATTGATTAATATCTAGTCCAGATTTTATCAATGACTCTTTTATCAAATCCTCATTATTTATCTGATCTAGGTTTCCATATCCTACATTTTCTTTTACACTAGCTTCATATTTGGTATAGTCTTGAAAAACACAACTTATTTTATTGTAGTAATTTTCTTTTTCGATATTATGTAGGTTAATTCCATTTATTAAGATATCTCCTTCATAATCATCATAAATTCCTAGTATAATTTTGATTAAAGTTGATTTACCAGAACCGTTTCTACCAACAAGTGCAATAGGACTATTCTTTTTTAGTTCTAGATTAATATCCTTTAGAACATAACCTGAATCTTCAGTAAATTTATAATATAAATGTTTTAGCTCTATTTTTTCTATATTATCTATTTTAAGTTTTGTTTTATTAAGTTCCGTCTTCTCAGGAATATCAAAAAATCTAAATAATAGTTCCATATATAGAGATTTACTATATATTGTACTCATCATTGATAATATCACTTCTATACCATTTTTTATTGTTGTTATACAGGTTATGTAAGTAGTTACATCTCCCATATATATTTTCTGCCAAAACCCATTAAGAAGTATATGAAAATATATAACTCCTGTAAATAATTGACCAATAATTATAATTATAAAATTCATCTCAAATGTTTTTTTCATTATTTTATAATCTTGAAGAATGAATTTTTCTTTTAATTTTCCATACTGATTTATAAATAAATTTCCTAATCCATATAAAATTGTTTCTTTGATTGAATTTCCTAATAGCATTAAAAAATTAATATACCAACATTTTCTTTCTTCAGAAGTTCTTTTCATACTTATTTCATACTGCTCATGCCCTAATTTTTGAGAGTAATAAAATTGTATAACTGGGGCTATTATGATTAATATTACAATCCAATATTGATAAGATATAATTATAATAATCGAGGAAAATATTGTGATTGCCTGTTGAAAAATTAAAATCCAGGAGTTAAAGTAATCAATAACTGTAGCTCCATTTTGAGATTGAGCTCTATTGATTAAATCATAAATTTCCTTATTTTCAAAATCCTTCGTAGTTAATCTATTAGCTTTTTCTAACATTAAAATCTCTATATGTCTGGTAAACCTTTTCATAAATGTCGTAGAGTATAAATTATAAATTTCTACAGCCATTAAATCAATCATCTCTAAGACTATATAGATAAAAATTAATTTTAAAAAGATATCTTGCCCTATATTTTTCATCTGAATTGCATTTATCATTTTTTGCATTATTAACAAAGATATTATTGGAAAAAAACCTTGAAATACTGAAAAAATAATGCATAAAAAAATATATATCCAGCTATAATTAAAGATTAATTTAGTACTGTTTATTATAACATTAAAAATTTGATAAAGATAATTTTTAGTTTTAGTTCTATTAAGGAAGATTAAAATAATAATTACTCCTATAATAAATAAACCAATTAATATTTTAATTGATGATTTCTCCATTATTTCACCTGAAATTAAATTCTTAAAAGTATTTTTTTGATGTTTTTTTCACATAAAAATATATTATCAAGCAATTTATTGCTTATTATATAACAATAAATATATATTTTATTTAAGACATAGTTTAAAATAAATAGTAATTAACTCGAAACGTTTCTAATCATTATTTATACTACAATGGTAGCATGAAATCAAAAAAATTTCAACAACAATTTAAATTTAATTATTCTATTTTACTATATTTTAATTTTTATTTAAATGTTAAATCTTTTTTATTTATGTGAACTTTTAACAGAATTTAATATTTTAATTTTTAAATTTTATATATAAGATAAAAAAATAAAACAAAACAGTAGCTAGGCTTTAAATAAAATATTAAATACTATAATTTATAGATTAAATCTGATATTATTATATACATCTGGAAGTTGTTGCTATTATTTAAAAAGGTGGGATGGATATGAATAACATGGAAAATAAGAAAAATTTTTTAAGAAAAATAGTAAAATTAAGAAGCATATTTCTAAGCATATTTGGTGTGTTTTTATTTATTACAGCAACTACAGGTATTCAAACTGTTGATAGATATGTTCCAACATGGTTATATATAACATTGGGAGTGTCAGCAACTATATCATTAGTTTTATACGTTATTTCCTTTATTTTAAAAATAAATATAAAAGATAGTAAAATGTAGTACTTCATAAACTTCCAGTAAAAGAATAATTTTGATAAATCAAAATTATTCTTTTTTAATATCAAAATAAATAATAAAATAACAAAATAAATAGAAAATATAACTAAAAAATTATCAAAGTTTAAGATGATAATTTTATATTTGATAAACTTATGTAATACATTGTAAATTAACTTCTCAAAATTTATAATTCTTAGCATAAAATTATAATTTAATATTAAAATTTTACAAAAAAGTAATTTATTAAATGACTAGGATAATCAATAAAACTTTATAATTTCCACAAAAGTTATGATGAAATTGTTGATTTAGATATAAATTTATCAGTAAAACAAATTAGTAAGTTAAAAAACGATCTTATAAAAAGATTAAAATAAATCCTTTTATTGGAATTTTAAGAGATTTTGTTTTTATTATAAATAAAAAATTTATTGGTTTATTATTTAAAAACGTTACAAGTCTTTTAAAGCTCTTTAAAACAGCCTTTTAAATTACTTTACTTAAATATTTTTTTGTTTAACTTATTTTTATAAGTAATAAACATATAAACATCACTTATGTAAATTAATGATTTTTAAAATAAAGATATTTTTATTTTTTATATAAACAGTACAGAATAAAAAAATATTTGTGTTTTCCCTTTTACTATTCTATTTTAAAAATATTTTATTTATTTTATATTTCTCTAAAAATGTATAGTTTTCATCACTTTCATACCCAGAATCATCCACTATTTTAGGATATTTAAACTTTGTATGGAACTAAATAGATTTTAAAAATGGTATTAATGTTATAGTATCAGTGGGTTGATGTCCTGAACTTACCAAAACTATATATTCTGAATCTACACCAAATTGTATATTATATGCTGGTTTCAA from Clostridioides difficile ATCC 9689 = DSM 1296 includes the following:
- a CDS encoding peptide maturation system acyl carrier-related protein; translated protein: MVNTEVMNKLDIYTVLVNIFEKRSKINFDENCYLKNENLFESKIMMPARELVLTLYDIEDYFSISIPEDVILSGRFNSFNNIYDIVKKLENSINFN
- a CDS encoding TIGR04066 family peptide maturation system protein, producing MKKVLIYPFTEEMAPFVKQENLLKDIDITSIVSLKGNGILGDKYKFNGKSLEVSENFDKELEKCTYILLNNFYSDESENIILENIKKAVNHGKKIIFFSNSNSNIDNLKMIIPKEQQFEINSSKNMVKDFQGRIYNIDTPVIFVCSIFEGLEKFDIQLALRNKLLIDGYKVLQIGTRQVCELFDFYSFPEFMYSNNIEEQDKVLMLNNTLKKLELEKKPDLIIIGIPGGILPFSSKAFGDFGITMYKVLQAVTPDCTILSIPYGKYSDEEISYFGKITKSKFNIEVDYYNIAAKSILSHPTETMGKPFYLTLGKSLVEKKIATLQNKNVFCLSNKSEIDRLIELMIKEFIKYGTVASI
- the ccpM gene encoding Cys-rich peptide radical SAM maturase CcpM, whose protein sequence is MEQKPFIHLFQTSTGFYFYDVNTDSILNIDENVYDYLKKEQLGESSSNTLEYVEFLRKQGYLKSNKVKITEHPETEVLKYHCENRVEGIILQVTQNCNLHCDYCTYSGGYINRIHTNKRMSKETAKRGIDYLISHSRDCQYVSIGFYGGEPLLEFDLIKWCIEYSKANIEGKNLKYNLTTNATLITEEIIELFEENNVSIMISLDGPAEIHDKNRKFANNNVGSFSTIMKKLDMISTKYPNYFKNNVHFNSVLATDNFSCVNKFFTKEELFQNSLFLSSIVSEVNAKVKTEKSQSFYEESQYALFIGYLTLLGRIKKEDSSKLLQTQISTIGDTRNGKQGKQRLVMPEKWHHGGPCVPGVMRLFINVDGYFYPCEKASEASDSMNIGNLDQGYDLKKVEKLLNIERINGDKCHSCWAYENCRICAVSLSVDSTQEDIAKECEYIRSSIESDFQDYCVLKELGFDFETKELIENTI
- a CDS encoding ATP-binding cassette domain-containing protein, with protein sequence MAVEIYNLYSTTFMKRFTRHIEILMLEKANRLTTKDFENKEIYDLINRAQSQNGATVIDYFNSWILIFQQAITIFSSIIIIISYQYWIVILIIIAPVIQFYYSQKLGHEQYEISMKRTSEERKCWYINFLMLLGNSIKETILYGLGNLFINQYGKLKEKFILQDYKIMKKTFEMNFIIIIIGQLFTGVIYFHILLNGFWQKIYMGDVTTYITCITTIKNGIEVILSMMSTIYSKSLYMELLFRFFDIPEKTELNKTKLKIDNIEKIELKHLYYKFTEDSGYVLKDINLELKKNSPIALVGRNGSGKSTLIKIILGIYDDYEGDILINGINLHNIEKENYYNKISCVFQDYTKYEASVKENVGYGNLDQINNEDLIKESLIKSGLDINQLGSNKLNTILGYWFGENQLSEGQWQKIAISRAMMKDADFYILDEPDAALDGIAENDMLLTYKKMFENKFGIFVSHKTHHLNLLCENIIVLNNGQIAECGNHEELIEKEGIYHQLYSSQIISKLETN